A window of Christiangramia forsetii KT0803 contains these coding sequences:
- a CDS encoding NAD-dependent succinate-semialdehyde dehydrogenase, producing the protein MKFYSVNPFNGEQVGEYQALSVNELDQKLNKSADAFKEWSQKPLSYRTGLIKKAGQVLRDNLEEYAQMITSEMGKPISESRAEVNKCAWVCDYYAENAESFLAEEKVKTDASKSFVRHDPIGAVFAVMPWNFPFWQVFRFAAPTLTAGNTGLLKHAPNVFGCAEKIEEVFTKAGYPEGVFQNLIVHHEQTEKIIAHDAVKAVTLTGSEMAGSAVAQLAGKYIKKSLLELGGNNSFIVLEDADIGQAVKTAVSARMLNCGQSCIAAKRFILLESIHDEFVEKFTEAVKNLKAGDTKDNATQVGPLARKDLADQLNRQIKDTISQGATLLVGGEQDNCFHEPTILGNVKPGMTAFDEETFGPLAAIIKVKNVEEAFELSERSKFGLGVSVFTKDTTKSLEYASRVTDGAFFVNELVKSDPRLPFGGNKRSGYGRELAKDGMMEFVNKKVVYVK; encoded by the coding sequence ATGAAATTTTATAGCGTCAACCCCTTTAACGGAGAACAGGTAGGAGAATATCAGGCTCTTAGCGTGAATGAACTGGATCAAAAACTGAATAAATCGGCAGATGCTTTTAAAGAATGGAGTCAAAAACCTCTTTCCTATCGTACCGGTCTGATCAAAAAAGCCGGTCAGGTACTTCGGGATAATCTTGAAGAGTACGCGCAAATGATAACTTCTGAAATGGGAAAACCCATTTCAGAATCCAGGGCCGAAGTAAATAAATGTGCCTGGGTTTGTGACTATTATGCTGAAAATGCAGAATCTTTTTTAGCCGAGGAGAAAGTGAAAACTGATGCTTCAAAAAGTTTTGTAAGGCACGATCCTATCGGTGCCGTATTTGCCGTAATGCCGTGGAATTTTCCTTTCTGGCAGGTCTTCAGGTTTGCCGCACCTACACTAACCGCAGGAAATACGGGATTGCTAAAACATGCACCCAATGTTTTTGGTTGTGCAGAAAAGATCGAAGAAGTATTTACCAAAGCCGGTTATCCGGAAGGTGTTTTTCAGAATCTTATCGTTCATCACGAACAAACCGAAAAAATAATTGCTCATGATGCTGTAAAAGCAGTGACCCTTACCGGAAGTGAAATGGCGGGTTCTGCTGTGGCACAATTAGCAGGGAAATATATCAAGAAAAGTTTGCTGGAACTCGGGGGTAATAACTCATTTATCGTGCTGGAGGATGCTGATATAGGTCAGGCAGTGAAAACTGCAGTTTCTGCGAGGATGTTAAATTGCGGACAGAGCTGTATTGCAGCAAAACGCTTTATTTTACTTGAATCTATTCACGATGAATTTGTGGAGAAATTTACAGAGGCAGTTAAAAATCTCAAGGCCGGGGATACAAAAGATAATGCTACCCAGGTAGGACCTTTAGCAAGAAAAGACCTGGCAGATCAACTTAATCGTCAGATTAAAGATACTATTTCCCAGGGTGCGACTTTACTGGTTGGGGGCGAACAGGATAATTGCTTTCATGAACCTACGATCCTGGGAAATGTAAAACCGGGAATGACCGCTTTTGATGAAGAAACCTTTGGGCCCTTAGCTGCCATTATTAAAGTTAAGAATGTGGAGGAAGCTTTTGAATTATCCGAAAGGTCCAAATTCGGACTGGGAGTTAGCGTCTTTACTAAAGACACTACGAAATCTTTAGAATATGCAAGTAGAGTTACCGATGGCGCTTTTTTTGTAAATGAACTGGTGAAATCTGATCCCAGATTGCCTTTCGGGGGAAATAAACGATCTGGTTACGGTCGGGAATTAGCGAAAGACGGAATGATGGAATTTGTAAATAAAAAGGTGGTTTACGTAAAATAG